The Deltaproteobacteria bacterium genomic interval CGCGCACGAGGCGCTCGAGCGTGGTCGGCATGGCGCCGATCGCAAGCCCGAGACCCCAGTGGCGCCCGGGCTGGTCGCCGTCGTGGAGCCCGAGGTCGCGGAGGAAGGCGTAGCCGTCGTCCAGGCCGAGGCGGTCGAGGAGGTTCGCCGCCGGGACGTTGCGCGAGTTGGCCAGGGCGACGCGCGGCAGGAGCGGACCCAGGAAGGCCTCGTCCGCGTTGGTGATGTCGCCCGGGGTGCGGAGGATGTCGTCCAGGATGGTGGCCGGGGTGATGGCGCCGCGCTCGAGCGCCAGCGCGTAGAGGAAGGGCTTGAGCGTGCTCCCCGGCGAGCGCGGCACGCGCGCGTAGTCGTAGGCGCCGGCATGCCGGGCGTCGAAGTAGCCCGCCGAGCCGACCCACGCGACGACGCGGTTCGTGCCACGCTCGACCACGATCACGGCCGCGTTTCCCGCGCCGCGCTCCTCGAGCTCCCCGAGCGCGTCGGCGACCATCGCCGCGACCGCCTGCTGCACGTCGAGGTCGAGGGTCGTGTTGACGAGCGGCGCCGGTGGGGGCGCGCCGTGCCGGAAGAGCCGCTCGAGGTGGAGGACGGCGTGCAGCGCCTCCGGCGGCCGCCGCCCGAGGGGCGGGATGCGCAGCGCGGCGATCTGCCGCACGGCGAGGTCGTAGTCGTCGCGTCCGAGGACGTGCGCCGCGCGGAGCGTGTCGAGGACGCGCCGCCCGCGCTCGGCGGCCCGCCCGCGGCCGGCCTCGCGGTAGGGGTTCATGCGCGCGGGCGCCTGCGGGATGGCGACGAGGAAGGCCGTCTCGGCCCAGCTCAGGTCCTCGACCGGCTTCCCGAGGTAGCGGCGCGCGGCGTAGGCGATGCCGCGCACGCGGTTCCCGTAGGGCGCGATGCGGAGATAGTGCGCCAGCACCGCCGAGTGCCCGTAGCGCGCGGTGAGCACGAGCGCCGCCAGCGCCTCGACGAGCTTCCGCGGGTAGGTCCGCGGCCCCGGGCGCTCCAGGCGCGCCACCTGCATGGCGATGGTCGACGCGCCCGAGGCGCGCCGCCCGGCGCGCAGGTTCTGGGCCACGCCGCGCACGACGGCGAGCGGGTCGACGCCCGGGTGGCGCCGGAAGCGCCGGTCCTCGACCGCGAGGGTGGCGGCCACGACGCGCGGCGGGAGGCGCGCGAGCGGCCAGTAGCCGACCTCCGGATCGCGCGGGTCCGGCACCTCGGCGAGGAAGCGCCCGTGCGCGTCGCGCAGCAGGAGGGTCGGCGCCGGCGCAGTCAGGCGCACGCGCGCGGCAACGAGCACGAGGAGGCCGACCGCGAGCAGCGCGGCGCGCGCAGCACGCGAACAGCGGACGGGCCCCCAGATGATTTTGCCGCTCATCGCCGCTCGGCCGGCGGCGTCACCTCGACGCGCGCGCCGGCGGAGTTCCCGCCCACGCTGCCGTCATACATCATCTCCGCCTGCGCAGCGGGCTGGATGAAGCGGCCGCCGGTCGCGGCGCGCGCGCGGAAGTAGAAGTCGAACGTCCCCCTGGGCAACGTGTCGTAGTAGAAGGAGAGCCGGTCGTCGAGGAAGGCCGTGTAGGTCGGCTCGAGCGTCAACACGCCCGCCGGCGTCGCGTCGGACGAGGCGGTGGCGAGCTTCGAGTTGAGCGGCTCGATGCCCGCGGCGAGCGGCACGACCACGGCCACGTAGTGGCGTTCCTCGGGGTTCACCACCTGCACGTGCTCCTCGACCAGGTCGCCGACGGCGAGCGCGAGCGTCGTGCCCGGCTGGGCGAGCGGCACGCGCTCGGGCGGCTCGTCCACGCCCTTCTTCACGCGCAGCCACTCGCGACTCACCACGAAGCCGCTCGCGTGCGCGGCCACCTGGCTGCCGTCGGCCGCGGGCACCCAGGTCGTCTCCGCGCGCACGCCGAGGACGCCGGCGTCCTTCCCGGGCTCGAGCGCCACCTCGCCGTCCTCGGCCGCGCTGGCGACCAGGCGACCGAGCGGCGCCTCGGGGCCGAGGGCCAGCGTCCGGAGCTCGCTGCCGAGACGGACGCGCACCGTGTGCGGCACCGTCCCGCGGAGCGGCGGCGAGAGGCGCTCGGCGAGCGCGCGCAGTGCGGCCGCGTTGGCGTTGGTCGAGCCCCAGCCGTCGCCCCGCCCGAGCGTGACGAGCGCGTTCACGAGCAGCTGGAGGCGCGGCTCGTTGCCCTTCACGCGCGCGACGGCGCGCGTCACCTCGGCGATGGTGCGCGTCTCGCCCGGGAGGATCAGGCCGTTGCGGCCCGTGAAGCGCTGCTGGAGGCCACCGTACTGCTCCTTGCCCTCGTAGAGGCGGATCACGATGCCGTCCCACAGGCGCCCGACCAGGCCCTCGACGGTGGACGACTGCGTGTCGCCCTGGCGCGCGAGCGCGAGCGCCACCTCGGACACCCCCTCGAGGTC includes:
- a CDS encoding glycosyl transferase, with translation MSGKIIWGPVRCSRAARAALLAVGLLVLVAARVRLTAPAPTLLLRDAHGRFLAEVPDPRDPEVGYWPLARLPPRVVAATLAVEDRRFRRHPGVDPLAVVRGVAQNLRAGRRASGASTIAMQVARLERPGPRTYPRKLVEALAALVLTARYGHSAVLAHYLRIAPYGNRVRGIAYAARRYLGKPVEDLSWAETAFLVAIPQAPARMNPYREAGRGRAAERGRRVLDTLRAAHVLGRDDYDLAVRQIAALRIPPLGRRPPEALHAVLHLERLFRHGAPPPAPLVNTTLDLDVQQAVAAMVADALGELEERGAGNAAVIVVERGTNRVVAWVGSAGYFDARHAGAYDYARVPRSPGSTLKPFLYALALERGAITPATILDDILRTPGDITNADEAFLGPLLPRVALANSRNVPAANLLDRLGLDDGYAFLRDLGLHDGDQPGRHWGLGLAIGAMPTTLERLVRAYAVLAGDGRAGELVWYRGQSLAPPRRLLSEDTARLVTLFLADPMARLPTFPRMGPSEYPFPVAVKTGTSSKYRDALTVAYSTRYVVGVWLGRPDYRPMSRLTAFSSAAGLAQRILGHLHQGQQDGLEDLQFPPPRGYRAVRICALTGKRATHACGQVLLEWFRPGQEPLEDCDAHVLEPVDARDGLLASAATPRRFVEVRRFTVLPARYAAWAAANGLPRPPVGVSPLDAPPAPLAREAPPSRLRILAPRSGLMLVRDPESPAIMTTLALRVIVEPPAEQVVWYVDGAPFRVVDYPYTTRWALAPGEHTFQARLPFARAGSEAVRVRVE